One Notolabrus celidotus isolate fNotCel1 chromosome 18, fNotCel1.pri, whole genome shotgun sequence DNA window includes the following coding sequences:
- the LOC117830447 gene encoding zinc finger protein 709-like isoform X2 produces MMGENESEVSGSNKEVAHQCRLLNITIKTEADVDETPCGSHSEDMSTDSELLHANPSHLQETQRAESTLPTVVEINSFQVKKEETDDYEEYHLKPLEDNVSKSPAEDRRMDAESCDAESREGESEEDTSESEKTDDSDDDDDAEGAQAAQNKAPIQQKYRCKVCGRSFGFKALLIKHVKEEERDADECGVCGKHFESKESLMLHLQTYIPKNDCELCLRRFDSLKDLEVHIRRHTGEKAHICGECGRGFTQKLALKGHMISHRKMMRMLYICSVCGQGFKPTASSKQYPMLCEVCSEHLDSDESFRIHLEVNRKGNTYWDQTGAERKAGDVDDSKRETDGADGETKSLSKRGTEKYYCKVCGMSFCMRASFWKHVMENEKDTDICGVCGKRFDSDESLRLHLQAYMPVKSCKVCGLKFDCLYRMEIHKRTHTGEKPYICMCGKAFAIKKGLKRHMQIHTREKMYDCLMCGQSFRHILGFKHRPALCGDCGGNPDTGESLGAPAKIENEEDTGEEQTGNTDAGICDAESEARNGDEGERESEPSESGAQGSHKHKEQQYSCKVCGKVFCRISYFLKHVMEIEKDTDMCGVCGEHFESHEILKVHLQTHIPIKECKVCGKEFRSPALLDAHKITHTGKRSYICSECGKAFSGNSILLSHMRSHTGEKPFACEVCNQGFRSKPCLRSHMRTHTGERPFPCSVCGKRFRQSGVLNIHMRLHTREFKHGCIVCGKKFNTSSALKAHMRTHTGERPYPCSVCEKRFRRSSALKMHMRTHTRRQHKGGETTAAGSVTKTQ; encoded by the exons ATGATGGGTGAGAACGAGTCCGAAGTCTCAGGATCCAACAAAGAGGTCGCTCATCAATGTCGACTGCTGAACATCACAATCAAGACGGAGGCAGATGTAGACG AGACCCCCTGTGGGTCACACAGTGAAGACATGTCTACAGACTCTGAGTTACTCCATGCTAATCCCTCACAtcttcaggaaacacaaagagcagaaaGTACACTCCCGACTGTGGTGGAGATAAACAGTTTTCAAGTGAAGAAGGAAGAAACTGATGACTATGAAGAATATCATCTGAAACCTCTCGAGGACAACGTCTCCAAGAGTCCCGCAGAGGACAGACGGATGGACGCAGAGAGCTGTGAtgctgagagcagagagggtgAAAGTGAGGAGGATACGAGTGAAAGTGAGAAAACAGAcgacagtgatgatgatgatgatgctgaggGTGCTCAAGCTGCTCAAAACAAAGCTCCGATCCAGCAGAAGTATCGATGTAAAGTGTGCGGTAGATCTTTCGGCTTCAAAGCTCTGCTCATAAAACAcgtgaaggaggaagagagggatgcagatgaatgtggtgtgtgtggcaAACATTTCGAGTCTAAGGAGAGCTTGATGCTTCACCTTCAAACGTACATCCCAAAAAATGACTGTGAGCTTTGCTTGAGAAGATTCGACAGCCTAAAAGACCTGGAGGTGCACATAAGGCGGCACACGGGAGAGAAAGCGCACATCTGCGGTGAGTGCGGGAGAGGCTTTACTCAGAAACTCGCCCTGAAGGGACACATGATCTCCCACAGGAAGATGATGAGGATGCTGTACATCTGCAGCGTTTGTGGTCAGGGTTTCAAACCAACTGCGAGCTCCAAGCAGTACCCGATGCTGTGCGAAGTCTGTAGCGAACATCTGGACTCCGACGAGAGCTTCAGGATCCATTTGGAAGTAAACCGCAAAGGAAACACGTACTGGGATCAGACAGGTGCTGAGAGGAAAGCTGGCGATGTTGATGATTCGAAGAGGGAAACTGACGGAGCGGATGGTGAGACTAAAAGCCTCAGCAAACGAGGAACTGAGAAGTATTACTGCAAAGTGTGCGGGATGTCTTTCTGCATGAGAGCCTCGTTCTGGAAGCACGTGATGGAAAACGAGAAGGATACGGATATCTGCGGAGTGTGTGGGAAACGTTTTGACTCCGATGAGAGCTTGAGGCTTCACCTGCAAGCATACATGCCAGTAAAGTCCTGCAAAGTGTGCGggttaaagtttgactgcttgTATCGGATGGAGATTCACAAGAGGACGCACACTGGGGAGAAACCTTACATCTGCATGTGTGGGAAAGCCTTTGCGATAAAGAAGGGCCTGAAGAGACACATGCAAATCCACACCAGGGAGAAGATGTACGACTGCCTCATGTGTGGTCAGAGCTTCAGACACATCCTGGGCTTCAAACATCGCCCGGCGTTGTGTGGAGACTGTGGAGGAAACCCTGACACTGGTGAGAGCTTGGGGGCGCCCGCAAAGATAGAAAATGAAGAAGACACGGGCGAGGagcaaacaggaaacactgacgCTGGGATCTGTGACGCTGAGAGTGAAGCACGCAACGGTgatgagggggagagggagagtgaaCCCTCTGAGAGTGGGGCTCAAGGGTCGCACAAACATAAAGAGCAGCAGTACTCCTGTAAAGTGTGCGGCAAGGTGTTCTGCCGTATATCCTATTTCTTGAAGCACGTGATGGAAATCGAGAAGGATACGGATATGTGTGGAGTGTGCGGGGAACATTTCGAGTCTCATGAGATCTTAAAGGTTCACCTGCAAACCCACATCCCGATAAAGGAGTGCAAAGTCTGTGGGAAAGAATTCAGAAGCCCCGCTCTGCTGGACGCACACAAGATAACGCACACAGGAAAGAGGTCGTACATCTGCAGCGAGTGCGGGAAAGCCTTCTCAGGAAACAGCATACTGTTGAGTCATATGCGCAGCCACACGGGGGAAAAGCCATTCGCCTGCGAAGTGTGCAATCAGGGTTTTAGGAGTAAGCCGTGTTTGAGGAGTCACATGAGAACCCACACGGGCGAGAGGCCGTTTCCCTGCAGTGTCTGCGGGAAAAGATTCCGGCAAAGCGGGGTCTTGAATATACACATGCGGCTCCACACGAGAGAGTTCAAGCACGGCTGCATCGTGTGCGGTAAGAAGTTCAACACCAGCTCTGCGTTGAAAGCTCACATGAGAACCCACACGGGGGAGAGGCCGTACCCCTGCAGTGTCTGCGAGAAAAGATTCAGGCGAAGCTCGGCGCTGAAGATGCACATGAGGACCCACACGAGGAGACAGCATAAAGGAGGGGAAACCACAGCTGCAGGGtctgtgacaaaaacacagtAA
- the LOC117830447 gene encoding zinc finger protein 709-like isoform X1 produces the protein MMGENESEVSGSNKEVAHQCRLLNITIKTEADVDGKETPCGSHSEDMSTDSELLHANPSHLQETQRAESTLPTVVEINSFQVKKEETDDYEEYHLKPLEDNVSKSPAEDRRMDAESCDAESREGESEEDTSESEKTDDSDDDDDAEGAQAAQNKAPIQQKYRCKVCGRSFGFKALLIKHVKEEERDADECGVCGKHFESKESLMLHLQTYIPKNDCELCLRRFDSLKDLEVHIRRHTGEKAHICGECGRGFTQKLALKGHMISHRKMMRMLYICSVCGQGFKPTASSKQYPMLCEVCSEHLDSDESFRIHLEVNRKGNTYWDQTGAERKAGDVDDSKRETDGADGETKSLSKRGTEKYYCKVCGMSFCMRASFWKHVMENEKDTDICGVCGKRFDSDESLRLHLQAYMPVKSCKVCGLKFDCLYRMEIHKRTHTGEKPYICMCGKAFAIKKGLKRHMQIHTREKMYDCLMCGQSFRHILGFKHRPALCGDCGGNPDTGESLGAPAKIENEEDTGEEQTGNTDAGICDAESEARNGDEGERESEPSESGAQGSHKHKEQQYSCKVCGKVFCRISYFLKHVMEIEKDTDMCGVCGEHFESHEILKVHLQTHIPIKECKVCGKEFRSPALLDAHKITHTGKRSYICSECGKAFSGNSILLSHMRSHTGEKPFACEVCNQGFRSKPCLRSHMRTHTGERPFPCSVCGKRFRQSGVLNIHMRLHTREFKHGCIVCGKKFNTSSALKAHMRTHTGERPYPCSVCEKRFRRSSALKMHMRTHTRRQHKGGETTAAGSVTKTQ, from the exons ATGATGGGTGAGAACGAGTCCGAAGTCTCAGGATCCAACAAAGAGGTCGCTCATCAATGTCGACTGCTGAACATCACAATCAAGACGGAGGCAGATGTAGACGGTAAAG AGACCCCCTGTGGGTCACACAGTGAAGACATGTCTACAGACTCTGAGTTACTCCATGCTAATCCCTCACAtcttcaggaaacacaaagagcagaaaGTACACTCCCGACTGTGGTGGAGATAAACAGTTTTCAAGTGAAGAAGGAAGAAACTGATGACTATGAAGAATATCATCTGAAACCTCTCGAGGACAACGTCTCCAAGAGTCCCGCAGAGGACAGACGGATGGACGCAGAGAGCTGTGAtgctgagagcagagagggtgAAAGTGAGGAGGATACGAGTGAAAGTGAGAAAACAGAcgacagtgatgatgatgatgatgctgaggGTGCTCAAGCTGCTCAAAACAAAGCTCCGATCCAGCAGAAGTATCGATGTAAAGTGTGCGGTAGATCTTTCGGCTTCAAAGCTCTGCTCATAAAACAcgtgaaggaggaagagagggatgcagatgaatgtggtgtgtgtggcaAACATTTCGAGTCTAAGGAGAGCTTGATGCTTCACCTTCAAACGTACATCCCAAAAAATGACTGTGAGCTTTGCTTGAGAAGATTCGACAGCCTAAAAGACCTGGAGGTGCACATAAGGCGGCACACGGGAGAGAAAGCGCACATCTGCGGTGAGTGCGGGAGAGGCTTTACTCAGAAACTCGCCCTGAAGGGACACATGATCTCCCACAGGAAGATGATGAGGATGCTGTACATCTGCAGCGTTTGTGGTCAGGGTTTCAAACCAACTGCGAGCTCCAAGCAGTACCCGATGCTGTGCGAAGTCTGTAGCGAACATCTGGACTCCGACGAGAGCTTCAGGATCCATTTGGAAGTAAACCGCAAAGGAAACACGTACTGGGATCAGACAGGTGCTGAGAGGAAAGCTGGCGATGTTGATGATTCGAAGAGGGAAACTGACGGAGCGGATGGTGAGACTAAAAGCCTCAGCAAACGAGGAACTGAGAAGTATTACTGCAAAGTGTGCGGGATGTCTTTCTGCATGAGAGCCTCGTTCTGGAAGCACGTGATGGAAAACGAGAAGGATACGGATATCTGCGGAGTGTGTGGGAAACGTTTTGACTCCGATGAGAGCTTGAGGCTTCACCTGCAAGCATACATGCCAGTAAAGTCCTGCAAAGTGTGCGggttaaagtttgactgcttgTATCGGATGGAGATTCACAAGAGGACGCACACTGGGGAGAAACCTTACATCTGCATGTGTGGGAAAGCCTTTGCGATAAAGAAGGGCCTGAAGAGACACATGCAAATCCACACCAGGGAGAAGATGTACGACTGCCTCATGTGTGGTCAGAGCTTCAGACACATCCTGGGCTTCAAACATCGCCCGGCGTTGTGTGGAGACTGTGGAGGAAACCCTGACACTGGTGAGAGCTTGGGGGCGCCCGCAAAGATAGAAAATGAAGAAGACACGGGCGAGGagcaaacaggaaacactgacgCTGGGATCTGTGACGCTGAGAGTGAAGCACGCAACGGTgatgagggggagagggagagtgaaCCCTCTGAGAGTGGGGCTCAAGGGTCGCACAAACATAAAGAGCAGCAGTACTCCTGTAAAGTGTGCGGCAAGGTGTTCTGCCGTATATCCTATTTCTTGAAGCACGTGATGGAAATCGAGAAGGATACGGATATGTGTGGAGTGTGCGGGGAACATTTCGAGTCTCATGAGATCTTAAAGGTTCACCTGCAAACCCACATCCCGATAAAGGAGTGCAAAGTCTGTGGGAAAGAATTCAGAAGCCCCGCTCTGCTGGACGCACACAAGATAACGCACACAGGAAAGAGGTCGTACATCTGCAGCGAGTGCGGGAAAGCCTTCTCAGGAAACAGCATACTGTTGAGTCATATGCGCAGCCACACGGGGGAAAAGCCATTCGCCTGCGAAGTGTGCAATCAGGGTTTTAGGAGTAAGCCGTGTTTGAGGAGTCACATGAGAACCCACACGGGCGAGAGGCCGTTTCCCTGCAGTGTCTGCGGGAAAAGATTCCGGCAAAGCGGGGTCTTGAATATACACATGCGGCTCCACACGAGAGAGTTCAAGCACGGCTGCATCGTGTGCGGTAAGAAGTTCAACACCAGCTCTGCGTTGAAAGCTCACATGAGAACCCACACGGGGGAGAGGCCGTACCCCTGCAGTGTCTGCGAGAAAAGATTCAGGCGAAGCTCGGCGCTGAAGATGCACATGAGGACCCACACGAGGAGACAGCATAAAGGAGGGGAAACCACAGCTGCAGGGtctgtgacaaaaacacagtAA